A region from the Helcococcus ovis genome encodes:
- a CDS encoding VaFE repeat-containing surface-anchored protein: MKKIKNKLTKSLSAILALAILISGIIIPNKIVLATPSSISVTNHGGGNYKGSDYFTSSDGYYIFCGEASEIPPVNPGNTKTLTGWREENNEKVRKVAYYGYASPEKWSKLETFNLWGTPANKGSKGYHLTHYALSNVWGTSPKYFMRNAEMQEFLSYINSKQNAPSWFKVYSTKSGGTQRMFAWNFNQPTPPKKQNLSLLKTSANKTLTDLASKGYSLANAEYKVYSSRSDAQNNKSSIGTLITTVNGSSNKLELDKGIYFIKETKAPKGFFLDEQIHRADLSNADYELKVTDKPKFDPLNLLLTKVSNTDVKLPDAEFEVKFYDGELNESQVKQASSKKTWKFKTNNQGQIAFADSFKVSGDDLFTFEGNPVGLVGTYTFKEVKAPKGYILDDTLYIAHVKDDGKVDKVNGNGTVYNAPIVKNDNQKAKFSITKIDSETNKGLKDVVFSLMKDNQEVKKLTTLENGKIESGDLDFGTYTLREINVPKGYTQLPGDITIVIDGDETGNEYSTNIKVSGENQTLKGTNIEISNHSQKGKLILEKTAKVLTGISKDEQTGITKLEFTDTFLEDTTWNLIASEEIKSMDNQTVFYKKGDVVKTINTVKEKAVETNDIPLGKYILKEISTPKQFVLDKKEYEIEFTPQAKELKIHSITEKKYNERKDISFDLVKEFENSNLFTYKPKAEFGLFLKEEYRENGVIIPADTMLDKKIFEVTKDFETKEQTKKPKIVEIDKEITRYEISVFEEKQVDDKDKPIFSKDKENAEVIGYEQKTEKTLLDLIKVNTLEEKEAKTKELEEAGKVFDVKEIKETVKENVLSDTEKTSTNVTKFSVKGTFENILIDGKFYVKEISTDENYVIDNEKHEKEIDFTNVEEKHTTLPETKVINKLQKIKIEVVKTEEGDKKIPVQGARYKLVAVDPEKGETVVGIYTTDSKGKLSVTELPKGKYYLEEVSAPVGYFKSEGKVEIDTTNKSHGEKIVVEVENQKIPEIKTNATDKETGKKNINPTKTVTIKDKVTYKDLVVGKTYTFKGVLMDKETEKPLTGKSGKTYTAELTFKATQRNGFVELDFIVDSEAIRGKETVVFEDLYKDGKLLVSHNDINDKDQTVKITNPEIKTKFSSTKEDKKTLDPISVISLTDHVQYNNLVIGEEYQLDLVVMNKETNRPLLDEKGQKIKSTKKFVATSKEGIIPVVVDIDLNRLRGAEIVAFEELTFNGEIMAIHKEINDKDQTVKITNPKIKTKFTDIKGDKTISGNYKIKLVDNVEYKDLIIGNEYEVKMRVAIKGTNPIEFIKDENGNDLVVIKKFIADKKEGIIQIEVDLDLSTLKGKEIVAFEKIYQNGKLIASHEDINDKDQTIEIQAPEMPLTGSLKQHTNLIIGGLLLACGLIVLNRKNKLIKKNNLEEE, encoded by the coding sequence ATGAAAAAAATTAAGAATAAATTAACTAAATCATTAAGTGCTATACTAGCACTTGCAATATTAATATCTGGAATAATAATTCCGAATAAAATTGTATTAGCAACACCAAGTAGTATTAGCGTAACAAATCATGGTGGCGGTAATTATAAAGGTTCAGATTATTTCACTTCAAGTGATGGATATTACATTTTTTGTGGTGAAGCATCTGAAATTCCTCCAGTTAACCCTGGGAACACTAAAACATTAACAGGTTGGAGAGAAGAAAATAATGAAAAAGTTAGAAAAGTAGCATATTATGGATATGCTTCTCCAGAAAAATGGAGTAAGTTGGAAACTTTTAATTTGTGGGGAACTCCAGCTAATAAAGGAAGTAAAGGATATCATTTAACACATTATGCATTATCAAATGTATGGGGTACATCACCAAAATATTTTATGAGAAATGCTGAAATGCAAGAATTTTTATCATACATTAATTCGAAACAGAATGCTCCTTCATGGTTTAAGGTATATTCAACAAAATCAGGTGGAACTCAAAGAATGTTTGCATGGAATTTTAACCAACCTACACCACCAAAAAAACAAAATTTATCATTATTAAAAACATCTGCAAATAAAACTTTAACAGATTTAGCAAGTAAAGGATATTCTTTAGCTAATGCTGAATATAAAGTATATAGTTCTAGAAGTGATGCACAAAATAATAAATCAAGCATTGGTACACTTATTACAACAGTTAATGGGTCATCAAATAAATTAGAACTAGATAAAGGTATATATTTTATTAAAGAAACTAAAGCTCCTAAAGGATTTTTCTTAGATGAACAAATTCATAGAGCTGATTTATCAAATGCAGATTATGAGTTAAAAGTAACTGATAAACCTAAATTTGATCCACTAAATTTATTGCTAACAAAAGTATCAAACACAGATGTTAAATTACCAGATGCTGAATTTGAAGTGAAATTTTATGATGGTGAATTAAACGAAAGTCAAGTTAAACAAGCTAGTTCTAAAAAGACATGGAAATTTAAAACTAACAATCAGGGACAAATAGCATTTGCTGATTCATTTAAAGTATCAGGAGATGATTTATTTACTTTTGAAGGAAATCCTGTCGGGTTAGTAGGTACTTATACATTTAAGGAAGTAAAAGCTCCTAAAGGATATATATTAGATGATACATTATATATAGCACATGTAAAAGATGATGGAAAAGTAGATAAAGTAAACGGAAATGGTACAGTATATAATGCACCAATTGTAAAAAATGATAATCAAAAAGCTAAATTCTCAATTACAAAAATTGATAGTGAAACAAATAAAGGCTTAAAAGATGTAGTATTTAGTTTAATGAAAGATAATCAAGAAGTAAAAAAATTAACTACATTAGAAAATGGTAAGATTGAATCTGGTGATTTAGATTTTGGAACATATACATTAAGAGAAATTAATGTACCTAAAGGATATACACAATTACCTGGAGATATTACTATCGTAATAGATGGTGATGAAACTGGAAATGAATATAGTACAAATATTAAAGTTAGCGGTGAAAACCAAACATTAAAAGGTACAAATATTGAAATTTCTAACCATTCTCAAAAAGGTAAATTAATCTTAGAAAAAACAGCTAAAGTATTAACTGGTATTTCAAAAGATGAACAAACAGGAATTACTAAATTAGAATTTACAGACACATTCTTAGAAGATACAACATGGAACTTAATTGCTAGTGAAGAAATTAAATCTATGGATAATCAAACAGTATTTTATAAAAAAGGTGATGTTGTAAAGACAATTAATACTGTAAAAGAAAAAGCTGTAGAAACAAATGATATTCCTTTAGGAAAATATATCTTAAAAGAAATATCTACACCAAAACAATTTGTTCTAGATAAAAAAGAATATGAAATTGAATTTACACCTCAAGCTAAAGAATTAAAAATTCACAGTATAACTGAAAAGAAATATAACGAAAGAAAAGATATTAGCTTTGATTTAGTAAAAGAATTTGAAAATTCTAATTTATTTACTTATAAACCAAAAGCTGAATTTGGATTATTCTTAAAAGAAGAATATAGAGAAAATGGAGTTATAATTCCGGCAGATACTATGTTAGATAAAAAGATTTTTGAAGTAACAAAAGACTTTGAAACAAAAGAACAAACTAAAAAACCAAAAATTGTTGAAATAGATAAAGAAATTACAAGATATGAAATATCAGTATTTGAAGAAAAACAAGTTGATGATAAAGATAAACCAATCTTTAGTAAAGATAAAGAAAATGCAGAAGTAATTGGATATGAACAAAAAACAGAAAAAACTTTATTAGATTTAATTAAAGTAAATACTTTAGAAGAAAAAGAAGCTAAAACTAAAGAATTAGAAGAAGCAGGAAAAGTATTTGATGTAAAAGAAATTAAAGAAACTGTAAAAGAAAATGTTTTAAGTGATACTGAAAAAACAAGCACAAATGTAACAAAATTCTCTGTAAAAGGTACATTTGAAAATATCTTAATTGATGGAAAATTCTATGTAAAAGAAATCTCAACAGATGAAAATTATGTAATAGACAATGAAAAACATGAAAAAGAAATTGATTTTACAAATGTAGAAGAAAAACACACAACTTTACCTGAAACAAAAGTAATTAACAAATTACAAAAAATTAAAATTGAAGTTGTAAAAACTGAAGAAGGCGATAAGAAAATACCAGTACAAGGTGCAAGATATAAACTTGTTGCTGTAGATCCTGAAAAAGGTGAAACTGTTGTAGGTATTTATACAACTGATTCTAAAGGAAAACTAAGTGTTACAGAACTTCCAAAAGGTAAATATTACTTAGAAGAAGTAAGTGCACCAGTAGGATACTTTAAATCAGAAGGAAAAGTTGAAATTGATACAACAAATAAATCTCATGGAGAAAAAATTGTTGTAGAAGTTGAAAATCAAAAAATACCTGAAATTAAAACTAATGCAACAGATAAAGAAACTGGTAAGAAAAACATTAATCCAACAAAAACTGTAACAATTAAGGATAAGGTAACTTATAAAGATTTAGTTGTAGGTAAAACTTATACATTTAAAGGTGTATTAATGGATAAAGAAACAGAAAAACCTTTAACAGGAAAAAGTGGTAAAACTTATACAGCAGAATTAACATTTAAAGCAACACAAAGAAATGGTTTTGTGGAATTAGATTTTATTGTTGATAGTGAAGCAATTAGAGGAAAAGAAACAGTAGTATTTGAAGATTTATATAAAGATGGAAAACTATTAGTATCACATAATGATATAAATGATAAAGATCAAACTGTAAAAATTACAAATCCTGAAATTAAAACAAAATTTTCATCAACAAAAGAAGATAAAAAAACACTTGATCCAATTAGCGTAATCTCATTAACAGACCATGTACAATACAATAATTTAGTAATCGGTGAAGAATATCAATTAGATTTAGTTGTTATGAATAAAGAAACAAATAGACCATTATTAGATGAAAAAGGACAAAAAATTAAATCAACAAAGAAATTTGTAGCAACATCTAAAGAAGGCATAATTCCTGTAGTTGTAGATATTGATTTAAATAGATTAAGAGGAGCTGAAATAGTAGCATTTGAAGAATTAACATTCAATGGTGAAATTATGGCAATTCATAAAGAAATCAATGATAAAGATCAAACTGTAAAAATTACAAATCCTAAAATTAAAACAAAATTTACTGATATAAAAGGTGATAAAACAATATCTGGTAATTACAAAATAAAATTAGTAGATAATGTCGAATACAAAGATTTAATTATCGGTAATGAATATGAAGTAAAAATGAGAGTTGCTATTAAAGGTACTAATCCAATTGAATTTATAAAAGATGAAAATGGAAATGATTTAGTAGTAATAAAGAAATTTATTGCAGATAAAAAAGAAGGAATAATACAAATAGAAGTTGATTTAGATTTATCAACATTAAAAGGTAAAGAAATAGTAGCATTTGAAAAGATTTATCAAAATGGAAAATTAATTGCTAGCCATGAAGATATTAATGATAAAGATCAAACAATAGAAATACAAGCACCAGAAATGCCACTAACAGGGTCATTAAAACAACATACAAACTTAATTATAGGTGGATTATTATTAGCGTGTGGATTAATAGTATTAAATAGAAAAAATAAATTGATAAAGAAAAATAATTTGGAGGAAGAATGA
- a CDS encoding SpaA isopeptide-forming pilin-related protein has product MKIKKLAKRFLSFVLASSIFLSSCITDRILASGASIPQTNDIVIQKLEYKYSKLLRDDVLENKNSVGHAEVHSEIINNKDTNSLDTVATTRDKKLGELNNLTDEAIQNTGDVLDLTNLQTSYDVKKYSRKLYGEVEFAIFELDRRDQTLKELIPSQSYKLNMTAQEKKAFSQSQMKSAETVGNKIEQAYKNGNILPYGAKLIKKQFVDETGKTVFDKIPTYEDVKGVKEGRLYMIIETKAPKTVVSKAKPMFLYLPITNNDHISYKTTINLYPKNEVKEGVFGFQKYKDDGDGNLNTNNGALKGAKFKIYKGTPEQFKKAKALKNSNGEDIVVTTNEKGKLDITGIVRGQYFLVEIESDNLVDGMMIDATKYQKREGFKYLAGFDSLLNQYNILAFHMDQDGIVRTGSKFNAGKILNNINLLEYTNHFVPGFKKNLKSERKLEQGFDYFEDIPFELVFEIPDNIHEYSKFEAKDQLEKAGNIDMISDNFTPTIEAEYVKGKDGKIAFDVVTDKEIKLVRDKDYFVKEVNENNKFEISFVNPLKANMSAKDVTRENNRFSKNVLNAQKIYVRYHAQLKANATPDVLYNNKAEFTYNNAPEKGLTKDRYNHDGKKFQTFGYKFIKKDNGLFNKGLLKNTLEGAEFIIRNEEGLYFNGYKHNENATGGIEPVWVKYESDEIAYKELKNSKNHKDAIMISNSEGKFEVRGLKAGNYIAVEMKSPTGYRLSINPETKFTIKEKSFTQTTQRPLTITNEKSPEMPLTGSEELAIRYIKITLIFIVSLVVVLFVAKKRQKERNTR; this is encoded by the coding sequence ATGAAAATAAAAAAATTAGCAAAAAGATTCTTATCTTTTGTATTAGCAAGTTCGATATTTCTATCGTCTTGTATAACAGATAGAATACTTGCCTCTGGTGCTAGTATTCCACAAACAAATGATATTGTTATACAAAAATTAGAATATAAATATTCTAAATTACTTAGAGATGATGTTTTAGAAAATAAAAATTCTGTCGGACATGCTGAGGTTCATAGTGAAATAATAAATAACAAAGACACAAATTCTCTTGACACAGTAGCAACTACAAGAGATAAAAAATTGGGCGAATTAAACAATTTAACTGATGAAGCAATTCAAAATACAGGTGATGTTTTAGATTTAACAAATCTTCAAACAAGCTATGATGTAAAAAAATATTCTAGAAAGCTTTATGGAGAAGTAGAGTTTGCGATATTTGAGCTTGATAGACGAGATCAAACACTAAAAGAATTAATACCTTCTCAAAGTTACAAGCTAAACATGACAGCACAAGAAAAAAAAGCATTTTCTCAATCTCAAATGAAATCGGCTGAAACAGTAGGAAATAAAATTGAACAAGCTTATAAAAATGGAAATATATTACCATATGGAGCTAAACTTATAAAAAAACAATTCGTTGATGAAACAGGTAAAACAGTATTTGATAAAATTCCTACTTATGAAGATGTAAAAGGAGTTAAAGAGGGGAGATTATACATGATAATAGAAACTAAAGCACCTAAAACTGTAGTTTCTAAAGCAAAACCAATGTTTTTATATCTTCCAATCACGAATAATGATCATATAAGTTATAAAACAACCATTAACTTATATCCAAAAAATGAAGTTAAAGAAGGCGTATTTGGATTTCAAAAATACAAAGATGATGGTGATGGGAATTTAAACACAAATAATGGAGCATTAAAAGGGGCTAAATTTAAGATATATAAAGGTACACCAGAACAATTTAAAAAAGCTAAAGCATTAAAAAACTCAAATGGAGAAGACATTGTTGTAACAACAAATGAAAAAGGTAAATTAGATATTACCGGAATTGTAAGAGGACAATATTTTTTAGTAGAAATTGAATCAGACAATCTTGTTGATGGAATGATGATAGATGCAACTAAATATCAAAAAAGAGAAGGATTTAAGTACTTAGCAGGGTTTGATTCTTTGCTTAATCAATACAATATATTAGCTTTTCACATGGATCAAGATGGTATAGTAAGAACTGGTTCAAAATTTAATGCTGGTAAAATATTAAACAATATAAACTTACTAGAATATACAAATCATTTTGTTCCAGGTTTTAAGAAAAATCTTAAATCTGAAAGAAAATTAGAACAAGGTTTTGATTATTTTGAAGATATTCCTTTTGAATTAGTGTTTGAAATTCCTGATAATATTCATGAATATTCTAAATTTGAAGCAAAAGACCAACTTGAAAAAGCTGGTAATATAGATATGATTTCTGATAACTTTACTCCAACAATAGAAGCAGAATATGTAAAAGGTAAAGATGGGAAAATAGCCTTTGATGTTGTTACAGATAAAGAAATAAAGCTTGTAAGGGATAAGGATTATTTTGTTAAAGAAGTAAATGAAAATAACAAATTTGAAATTTCGTTTGTTAATCCATTAAAAGCTAATATGTCCGCAAAAGACGTGACAAGAGAAAATAATAGATTTTCAAAAAATGTATTAAATGCTCAAAAGATATATGTAAGATATCACGCTCAATTAAAAGCTAATGCAACACCTGATGTTTTATATAATAACAAAGCTGAATTTACTTATAATAATGCTCCTGAAAAAGGTTTAACTAAAGATAGATACAATCATGATGGTAAAAAATTTCAAACATTTGGTTATAAGTTTATAAAAAAAGACAATGGATTGTTCAATAAAGGATTGTTGAAGAATACACTTGAAGGAGCAGAATTTATAATAAGAAATGAAGAAGGACTTTATTTTAATGGTTATAAGCATAATGAAAATGCTACCGGTGGTATAGAACCTGTTTGGGTTAAATATGAAAGTGATGAAATAGCATATAAAGAACTTAAAAATAGTAAAAATCACAAAGATGCAATTATGATTTCTAATTCAGAAGGTAAATTTGAGGTAAGAGGATTAAAAGCAGGTAATTATATAGCTGTAGAGATGAAATCTCCAACAGGATATAGGCTTTCTATTAATCCTGAAACGAAATTTACAATTAAAGAAAAATCATTTACACAAACAACTCAAAGACCATTAACAATCACGAATGAAAAATCGCCAGAAATGCCACTAACAGGGTCTGAAGAACTTGCAATTAGGTATATAAAAATAACTTTAATATTTATCGTTAGTTTAGTTGTTGTCTTGTTTGTAGCAAAAAAAAGACAAAAAGAAAGAAATACTAGATGA
- a CDS encoding class C sortase, producing MKNRKKTMLFDIVLVVISLISIGYLLYPIYQSRVIEKRNSIKTIQNYLESKNGNINTSSININDVDPIDEVVGVIYIPRVSINLPIFLGVSDQSLSQGAGLMKEFGLLEVKKGVNSVITSHNGESASGLFSNLEYMKIGDDYYIQTKKGIQKYIVKKIFTVLPSDINVLKPDKDKIQTTLLTCVPFGINSHRLLVKGEFVELVNEFPEMKFVLSNYEKKAVVLISGYIILALSIKIIMKKRGKNE from the coding sequence ATGAAAAACAGAAAAAAAACTATGCTTTTTGATATTGTTTTAGTGGTAATCTCATTGATTTCGATAGGATATTTATTATATCCTATCTATCAATCAAGAGTAATAGAAAAAAGAAATTCTATAAAAACAATACAAAATTATTTAGAAAGTAAAAATGGAAATATAAACACATCTTCTATAAATATCAATGATGTTGATCCAATTGATGAAGTTGTAGGAGTTATTTATATTCCAAGAGTATCTATAAATTTACCAATTTTTTTAGGGGTATCTGATCAATCATTATCGCAAGGTGCAGGTTTAATGAAAGAATTTGGGTTATTAGAAGTAAAAAAAGGGGTTAATTCAGTGATAACATCTCATAACGGTGAATCAGCTTCAGGATTATTTTCAAATCTTGAATATATGAAAATAGGAGATGATTACTATATTCAAACAAAAAAAGGTATACAAAAATATATAGTAAAAAAAATATTTACAGTCTTACCTTCTGATATAAACGTATTAAAGCCTGATAAAGATAAAATACAAACAACTTTATTAACATGTGTGCCTTTTGGAATAAATTCGCATAGATTATTAGTAAAAGGTGAATTTGTAGAATTAGTTAATGAATTTCCAGAAATGAAATTTGTTCTGAGTAATTATGAAAAAAAAGCAGTTGTTTTAATTTCTGGTTATATTATTTTAGCTTTATCAATTAAAATTATAATGAAGAAAAGAGGGAAAAATGAATAA